From the Exiguobacterium aurantiacum genome, one window contains:
- a CDS encoding MerR family transcriptional regulator: MADQFRRSNPLFPIGIVQDLTQLTGRQIRYYEEQGLISPSRTESKRRLYSFNDVERLLTIKDFIDQGFNLAAIRHMLDNTNANDAKSPKAPVDEAPKISEQELHKLLKTQLQEAGRFNKTSLIQGELSRFYR; this comes from the coding sequence ATGGCCGATCAATTTCGTCGCTCCAACCCGTTGTTTCCGATTGGAATCGTTCAAGATTTGACCCAACTGACAGGTAGGCAGATTCGGTATTACGAAGAACAGGGTCTGATTTCGCCTAGTCGGACGGAATCGAAACGACGGCTCTATTCCTTTAATGATGTCGAACGTCTACTCACGATCAAGGATTTTATCGACCAAGGCTTCAACTTGGCGGCGATTCGTCATATGCTCGACAACACGAACGCTAATGACGCGAAATCACCAAAGGCGCCGGTCGATGAAGCACCGAAGATCTCTGAACAAGAGTTACACAAATTATTGAAAACACAGCTTCAAGAAGCTGGCCGTTTCAATAAGACGTCGCTCATTCAAGGTGAGCTGTCACGTTTTTATCGATGA
- the glnA gene encoding type I glutamate--ammonia ligase — MARKTFTKEDIKRIAQEEDVRFIRLQFTDILGTIKNVEVPISQLDKALDNKMMFDGSSIEGFVRIEESDMYLYPDLNTWVVFPWTDGSGKVARLICDIYNPDGTPFSGDPRGSLKRNLERMQKLGFTAFNVGPEPEFFLFKKDLNGKPTLELNDQGGYFDLAPVDLGENCRKEIVIELENMGFEIEASHHEVAPGQHEIDFKYADAVTTADNIQTFKLVVKTIAAKYGLHATFMPKPLFGVNGSGMHANMSLFKGDTNVFYDPNGDMELSDTARAFTAGILEHARAFTAVCNPTVNSYKRLVPGYEAPCYVAWSARNRSPLVRVPAARGLSTRIEVRSVDPAANPYLALSALLASGLDGIEKDMAAPKPIDSNIYVMDKPERVANGIDDLPATLFDALEVLRADKVVMDSLGDHIGEHFLELKEIEWDMFRTQVTEWERDQYMTLY, encoded by the coding sequence ATGGCCAGAAAAACGTTCACGAAAGAAGACATCAAACGCATCGCGCAAGAAGAGGACGTACGCTTTATTCGTCTTCAATTCACGGATATCCTCGGTACGATTAAAAACGTCGAGGTACCGATCAGTCAATTGGACAAAGCACTTGATAACAAGATGATGTTCGACGGCTCTTCAATCGAAGGTTTCGTACGCATCGAGGAATCAGACATGTACCTCTATCCAGACCTCAACACATGGGTCGTCTTCCCGTGGACAGATGGCAGCGGTAAAGTCGCTCGCTTGATTTGTGATATTTATAATCCAGACGGCACACCGTTCAGCGGTGACCCGCGCGGTAGCTTGAAGCGTAACCTCGAGCGCATGCAAAAGCTCGGCTTCACAGCGTTCAACGTCGGACCAGAGCCTGAGTTCTTCCTCTTCAAGAAAGACTTGAACGGCAAACCGACGCTCGAACTCAATGACCAAGGCGGTTACTTCGACTTGGCACCGGTCGACCTCGGCGAGAACTGCCGTAAAGAGATCGTCATCGAGCTCGAAAACATGGGCTTCGAAATCGAAGCATCGCACCACGAAGTCGCTCCAGGTCAGCACGAAATCGACTTCAAATACGCGGATGCGGTCACAACGGCTGATAACATCCAAACGTTCAAACTCGTCGTTAAGACGATCGCGGCGAAATATGGCCTTCACGCGACGTTCATGCCGAAGCCACTCTTCGGTGTCAACGGTTCTGGGATGCATGCCAACATGTCGCTCTTCAAAGGTGACACGAACGTCTTCTACGACCCGAACGGCGACATGGAATTGTCAGACACAGCTCGCGCCTTCACGGCAGGGATTCTCGAGCATGCTCGTGCGTTCACGGCTGTCTGTAACCCGACGGTCAACTCGTACAAACGCCTCGTACCTGGTTACGAAGCACCATGCTACGTAGCATGGAGCGCACGCAACCGTTCACCACTCGTTCGTGTACCTGCGGCCCGTGGCCTCTCGACACGTATCGAAGTACGTTCGGTCGACCCGGCAGCGAACCCGTACCTCGCGTTGTCTGCTCTCTTGGCGTCTGGCCTTGACGGGATCGAAAAAGATATGGCGGCTCCGAAGCCGATCGACAGCAACATCTATGTGATGGACAAGCCAGAGCGTGTTGCCAACGGGATCGATGATCTTCCAGCTACACTCTTCGACGCACTCGAAGTGCTTCGTGCCGACAAAGTCGTCATGGATTCTCTCGGTGACCACATCGGTGAACACTTCCTCGAGTTGAAAGAAATCGAGTGGGATATGTTCCGTACGCAAGTGACAGAGTGGGAACGCGATCAGTACATGACGCTCTACTAA
- a CDS encoding metal-binding protein: MASGKTHTRTNLVAIGALAIATPFIDIDVPTVFLLGALIGTFWLSPDLDLKSDAYYRWGPLRGFWLPYVKIMPHRSLFSHFPLLSDLIRVIYLGFPLTLLLTVTPYEEAVRSWLDLNGAACFFGLVFATTLHTTLDYASTFFKRAF; the protein is encoded by the coding sequence ATGGCTAGTGGCAAGACACATACCCGTACGAATCTCGTGGCAATCGGTGCTCTTGCGATTGCCACGCCTTTTATTGACATCGATGTTCCGACCGTGTTCCTGCTCGGCGCCCTCATCGGGACGTTCTGGCTCTCCCCGGATCTCGATTTGAAGTCGGACGCCTATTATCGATGGGGACCACTTCGGGGCTTTTGGCTCCCTTACGTGAAGATTATGCCCCATCGGTCGTTATTCTCGCATTTTCCGCTCTTGAGCGATCTGATCCGGGTCATCTATCTCGGTTTCCCGCTCACGCTTCTGCTCACGGTCACGCCGTATGAGGAAGCCGTCAGATCGTGGCTCGACCTGAACGGGGCAGCCTGCTTCTTCGGACTCGTTTTCGCGACGACGCTACACACGACGCTCGACTATGCGTCCACGTTCTTCAAACGTGCGTTTTAA
- a CDS encoding MFS transporter, whose amino-acid sequence MMKSFYLLLVSQWLANIGDVLYIVALIALLYQQTGSALAAASFPIAVTIGMTVSGLLFARVLSRFTLGQTLLVTQLLKTVLLGAVIWSESILVLGLVVLIAFLDGFARPVQASFIPRLTTNRQQANSLVQGSNQFIQLAMWPLGTMVVASFSSALALTIALILFMISTLVTFQFVRSLDRDVTVEDGESDISLKDSLAFVRTAPNARLITVFVTFESFVSTLWISALLLVYLERHLHIDTGWWGTMNASFLISMILASAYLYRAQRSSSLGISSMLSVGTALLFGVTSHIVFALVALAVQGYATQLRIIQTNTVFQETTPPTQLPYVYSVQQTAYTLAFSIGSLTFGMLADGLPIAIVYLIGAGLTVPLVWLGRQIDLTEDVIQSA is encoded by the coding sequence ATGATGAAGTCGTTTTACCTGCTGCTGGTCAGTCAATGGCTGGCCAATATCGGCGACGTTCTCTATATTGTCGCCTTGATCGCTTTGTTATATCAACAGACCGGTTCCGCTCTGGCCGCCGCCAGTTTCCCGATTGCCGTCACGATCGGCATGACCGTGAGCGGTCTGTTATTTGCCCGCGTCTTGTCTCGGTTCACCCTCGGTCAGACGTTGCTCGTCACGCAACTGTTGAAGACGGTCTTGCTCGGGGCCGTCATCTGGTCGGAGTCGATTCTCGTCCTCGGACTCGTCGTGCTCATCGCCTTCTTGGACGGGTTCGCCCGTCCGGTCCAGGCGTCGTTCATCCCGCGGCTGACGACGAATCGTCAACAAGCGAACAGTCTCGTCCAAGGGTCGAACCAGTTCATCCAGCTGGCGATGTGGCCGCTCGGCACGATGGTCGTCGCTTCCTTCTCGAGCGCACTCGCTCTTACTATTGCGTTGATATTGTTCATGATTTCGACGCTCGTCACGTTTCAATTCGTCCGTTCGCTCGACCGCGACGTGACAGTAGAAGATGGCGAATCAGACATATCGCTTAAGGACAGCCTCGCCTTCGTGCGAACAGCACCTAACGCTCGATTAATCACGGTGTTCGTCACGTTCGAGTCGTTCGTCAGCACGCTCTGGATCTCGGCGCTCCTGCTCGTCTATCTGGAACGCCACCTCCACATCGATACGGGCTGGTGGGGGACGATGAACGCGAGCTTCTTGATCAGCATGATTCTGGCCAGTGCGTATCTGTATCGCGCTCAACGAAGCAGTTCGCTTGGGATCAGCTCCATGCTGTCGGTCGGGACCGCCTTATTGTTTGGCGTGACGTCTCATATCGTGTTCGCGCTCGTCGCGCTCGCGGTTCAAGGATACGCCACCCAGCTCCGCATTATCCAGACGAACACGGTGTTCCAAGAAACGACACCGCCCACGCAACTTCCGTACGTCTATAGCGTCCAACAGACGGCCTATACCCTCGCCTTCAGCATCGGCAGCCTGACGTTCGGAATGCTCGCGGACGGATTGCCAATCGCCATCGTCTATTTGATTGGCGCAGGTTTGACCGTCCCGCTCGTCTGGCTCGGTCGACAAATCGATTTGACGGAAGATGTGATCCAATCCGCATAA
- a CDS encoding YneB family resolvase-like protein encodes MRVVIYCRVSTNKSTQETSLSRQADELTQMARRLDAEVVDMISEQESGYEVNRTGLLDLLEHVSTSNLDAVLVSDDSRLGRGNAKIAILHTLMKHNVRLLTMQSSDEYVVSDAEKMVLEIVSVVEEYQRKIHNAKISRGMRRAVANGFNPHRNIQHHDQGGRSRIEVPIEEIVQLRERGLTFAEIAATLRGFGYEVSKATVNRRYLEHVSVPET; translated from the coding sequence ATGCGAGTCGTCATTTATTGTCGCGTGTCGACGAACAAGTCCACACAAGAGACATCGCTCAGTCGCCAGGCGGACGAATTGACACAGATGGCGAGACGTCTTGACGCCGAGGTCGTCGATATGATCAGTGAGCAAGAGAGCGGGTATGAAGTCAATCGAACGGGGCTGCTCGATCTGTTGGAGCACGTCTCGACGTCCAATCTCGATGCCGTGCTCGTCAGCGATGACAGCCGTCTCGGACGAGGGAACGCGAAAATCGCCATCTTGCATACGCTCATGAAACATAACGTTCGCTTGTTGACGATGCAATCGTCAGATGAATACGTCGTCTCCGATGCCGAGAAGATGGTGCTTGAGATCGTCAGCGTCGTCGAAGAGTACCAGCGTAAAATTCATAACGCGAAAATCTCACGTGGTATGCGCCGGGCGGTCGCGAACGGGTTCAACCCGCATCGCAACATCCAGCACCACGACCAAGGCGGCCGAAGCCGAATCGAAGTCCCGATCGAGGAAATCGTTCAATTGCGTGAGCGTGGGCTCACGTTCGCTGAAATTGCGGCCACGCTCCGTGGTTTTGGTTATGAGGTGTCGAAAGCGACCGTGAACCGACGTTATTTGGAGCACGTGTCGGTACCAGAAACTTGA
- a CDS encoding tyrosine-type recombinase/integrase: MTKRRKEYPLPEYIEAYLFHLGASGRQPSTLKRYRYDLIDVHKYFHDHNVELDAPEAWLAVPLESWKTFVNDFLIEEKQYQQATVARIVTVINSLTVFLNPLRKKMLTYAQPAHTLTVDQIALPAEFSKLVRTIRSTSGLSENQLQAHPYLVNRNELIVTLFYKYGLRVHHIIRLRMNDLHLASHEFDVYDRLGNRFTLKLSQEDQTLLMNYLADIPTPVRPRWYSDDPVFVSFDFSRMTFRWVYAKNQPKQLTIVMITKMMRQLNERSGLTRSVTPSMLRNAHVLKTYATDMTSLERMNVTCMHKESSLRRYEQAYAEFGATLYESGGVAP; this comes from the coding sequence ATGACGAAACGTAGAAAAGAGTATCCATTGCCTGAATATATCGAAGCGTACTTGTTCCATCTTGGCGCAAGCGGCCGTCAACCGTCGACGCTGAAACGCTATCGGTATGATTTGATCGATGTGCACAAATACTTTCATGACCATAACGTCGAGCTCGATGCCCCGGAGGCGTGGCTCGCCGTCCCGCTCGAATCGTGGAAGACGTTCGTCAACGACTTCCTCATCGAGGAGAAGCAATATCAACAGGCGACGGTCGCCCGAATCGTCACCGTCATCAATAGCCTGACCGTCTTCTTGAACCCGCTTCGGAAAAAGATGTTGACGTATGCGCAACCGGCCCACACGCTCACCGTCGACCAGATCGCCTTGCCCGCCGAGTTCAGCAAGCTCGTTCGGACGATTCGTTCGACAAGCGGGTTGAGTGAGAACCAGCTCCAGGCGCATCCATACCTCGTCAACCGGAACGAGCTGATTGTCACGTTGTTCTATAAATATGGACTCCGAGTGCATCACATCATCCGCCTCCGGATGAACGACTTGCATCTCGCGAGCCACGAGTTCGACGTCTATGACCGTCTCGGCAACCGGTTCACGTTGAAACTCAGTCAAGAGGACCAGACGCTCCTCATGAACTATTTGGCCGACATCCCGACGCCGGTCCGTCCGCGTTGGTACTCGGACGACCCTGTCTTCGTCTCGTTCGACTTCTCCCGGATGACGTTCCGTTGGGTGTATGCGAAGAACCAGCCGAAACAGCTGACGATCGTCATGATAACGAAGATGATGCGCCAATTAAATGAACGAAGCGGTCTCACGCGTTCGGTCACACCGTCGATGCTCCGGAACGCCCACGTCTTGAAGACGTATGCAACCGACATGACGTCACTCGAGCGGATGAACGTGACGTGTATGCATAAAGAGTCATCGCTCCGGCGCTATGAGCAGGCGTATGCGGAGTTCGGCGCAACGCTCTATGAATCTGGGGGAGTCGCCCCGTAA
- the lexA gene encoding transcriptional repressor LexA: protein MKKMSARQQQILDFIKAEVRAKGYPPSVREIGEAVGLASSSTVHGHLDRLEKRGLIRRDKTKPRAIEILDEEMSVVEDHDAVMYVPVIGKVTAGTPITAIENVEEHFPLPAHVVGSDNVYMLSVSGDSMINAGILDGDRVLVRQQNTADNGEIVVAMTDEGEATVKRIYKEASKVRLQPENDELEAMYFDNVSILGKVIGVYRTIH, encoded by the coding sequence TTGAAAAAAATGTCAGCAAGACAACAACAGATTCTTGATTTTATAAAAGCCGAGGTCCGGGCGAAAGGGTATCCACCTTCCGTTCGTGAAATCGGAGAGGCAGTCGGACTCGCATCGAGCTCGACCGTCCACGGCCACTTGGACCGTCTAGAGAAACGTGGATTGATTCGACGTGACAAGACGAAGCCACGTGCCATCGAGATTTTAGATGAAGAGATGTCAGTCGTCGAAGATCACGATGCCGTCATGTACGTGCCGGTCATTGGGAAAGTCACGGCCGGTACGCCGATCACGGCCATCGAGAACGTGGAAGAACACTTCCCACTCCCGGCTCACGTCGTCGGTTCCGACAACGTCTACATGCTCTCTGTTTCAGGAGACTCGATGATCAACGCGGGGATCTTGGATGGGGACCGCGTCCTCGTCCGTCAACAAAACACGGCTGACAATGGAGAGATTGTCGTCGCCATGACGGATGAAGGTGAAGCGACAGTGAAGCGGATTTATAAAGAAGCTTCGAAAGTTCGCCTCCAGCCGGAGAACGACGAGCTCGAAGCGATGTATTTCGATAACGTGTCGATTTTAGGGAAGGTCATCGGTGTATACCGCACGATTCACTAA
- a CDS encoding methionine gamma-lyase family protein: MWQEKIAYYDELAPFVTEAEEQVKPYFETIEATAEFNQYRVLESFKKHKVSDFHFNPTTGYGYDDIGRDTLESIYADVFGADLALCRPQIISGTHAIGIALFGVLLPGDELLYITGKPYDTLEEIVGIRGDGRGSLKELGVGYDTVELKEDQIDVETVIGRIRPETKLIGIQRSKGYANRRSIPVQEIGEAITKIKAAHPHVFVFVDNCYGEFVETIEPTHVGADLMAGSLIKNPGGGLAKTGGYIAGTKELVERCSFRMTTPGIGSEAGPSLYSLQEMYQGFYMAPHTVAQALKGAHLTASLLGLLGFETDPHYTTTRTDLIQSVTFRDRDKMIAFCQSIQMASPVNAHALPVPAYMPGYVDDVIMAAGTFIQGSSIELSADGPLRAPYTAYVQGGLTYAHVKVALMLALSQLRAKELVTFDRDNISQKL, encoded by the coding sequence ATGTGGCAAGAAAAGATTGCGTACTATGATGAATTGGCCCCGTTCGTGACTGAGGCGGAAGAACAGGTAAAACCATATTTTGAAACGATCGAGGCGACGGCGGAGTTCAACCAATACCGTGTCCTCGAGTCGTTCAAAAAACACAAAGTGTCGGATTTTCATTTCAATCCGACGACCGGGTACGGCTATGATGATATCGGGCGCGACACGCTCGAGTCGATCTACGCAGACGTGTTCGGGGCGGACCTCGCACTATGCCGTCCGCAAATCATCTCCGGGACACACGCGATCGGGATCGCCTTGTTCGGTGTGTTGTTGCCAGGAGATGAACTGCTCTATATCACCGGCAAGCCGTACGATACACTCGAAGAGATCGTCGGGATTCGCGGCGACGGCCGTGGTTCATTAAAAGAACTCGGTGTCGGCTACGACACGGTCGAACTGAAAGAGGACCAGATCGACGTCGAGACCGTCATCGGCCGGATTCGTCCCGAGACGAAGCTCATCGGCATCCAGCGCTCGAAAGGCTACGCCAACCGGCGCAGCATCCCGGTTCAAGAGATCGGTGAGGCGATCACGAAGATTAAAGCGGCACATCCGCACGTCTTCGTCTTCGTCGACAACTGCTACGGCGAGTTCGTCGAGACGATCGAACCGACCCACGTCGGGGCCGACCTCATGGCCGGCTCGCTCATCAAGAACCCGGGCGGCGGTTTGGCGAAGACGGGCGGCTATATCGCCGGGACGAAAGAACTCGTCGAACGTTGCTCGTTCCGGATGACGACGCCTGGTATCGGCAGCGAGGCCGGTCCATCACTCTATTCGCTTCAAGAGATGTACCAAGGCTTTTATATGGCACCGCATACGGTCGCCCAAGCGTTGAAAGGGGCGCACTTGACGGCGAGCTTGCTCGGATTGCTCGGTTTCGAGACCGACCCGCACTATACGACGACTCGGACCGACTTGATTCAGTCGGTGACGTTCCGTGATCGTGACAAGATGATCGCGTTCTGTCAGAGCATCCAGATGGCGTCACCGGTCAATGCGCACGCGTTGCCTGTACCGGCCTATATGCCGGGGTATGTAGATGACGTCATCATGGCGGCCGGGACGTTCATTCAGGGCTCCTCAATCGAACTGTCGGCCGATGGTCCGCTCCGCGCGCCTTACACGGCGTACGTCCAAGGCGGGTTGACATACGCCCACGTCAAAGTCGCGCTCATGCTCGCCTTGAGCCAATTGCGGGCGAAAGAACTCGTCACATTTGACCGTGACAATATCTCACAGAAGTTGTAA
- a CDS encoding DNA alkylation repair protein yields MATPLKDVYHEDFLWEFGRRIQSVYPSFEIQAFVASIVDESWEALALKARTRRISTILGEYLPQHYESALDVLVEIADDCVGFPYLFFPDFVVVYGQAEEHWERSMSALELFTQKSSSEFAIRPFLLRDSTRVLDRMMAWAEHPNEHVRRLASEGCRPRLPWAESLPMFKGDPGPVLAVLELLKEDPSLYVRKSVANNLNDISKDHPEAVLAVSRRWQGEHPHTDWIIRHGCRTLIKSAHPDALTLFGYAQDTDLTVNSSISIHPNVLHIGEACEIQYELSIRPGDAAYIRIEYAIDFINANGKASRKAFLLANKIVAGGARLASSRVHNWSDLTTRRHYPGEHRIVLLVNGREVAEHHIMLHKRDD; encoded by the coding sequence ATGGCAACACCATTAAAAGACGTATATCATGAGGACTTTTTGTGGGAATTTGGACGACGTATTCAATCCGTCTACCCATCGTTTGAGATACAAGCATTTGTCGCATCGATTGTAGATGAGTCATGGGAAGCGTTAGCGCTCAAAGCGCGGACACGCCGTATCTCGACAATACTCGGGGAGTACTTACCTCAACACTACGAGTCAGCTTTAGATGTATTGGTTGAAATTGCAGACGATTGTGTTGGCTTTCCATATTTATTCTTTCCAGACTTTGTAGTAGTGTACGGACAAGCGGAAGAACATTGGGAACGCTCGATGTCAGCACTCGAACTGTTCACGCAAAAATCATCTTCTGAATTTGCGATCAGACCTTTTCTGCTTCGTGATTCGACGCGAGTGCTGGATCGCATGATGGCATGGGCCGAGCATCCGAATGAGCATGTGCGAAGATTGGCGAGTGAAGGTTGTCGCCCTCGTCTTCCGTGGGCGGAATCGTTACCGATGTTCAAAGGAGACCCTGGTCCAGTGTTGGCGGTTTTAGAGTTATTAAAAGAAGACCCCTCATTATATGTGAGAAAAAGTGTCGCCAACAACCTCAACGATATCTCGAAAGATCACCCGGAAGCCGTGCTCGCAGTCTCGCGTCGATGGCAAGGCGAACATCCTCATACCGATTGGATCATCAGACATGGGTGCCGAACATTGATCAAATCCGCACACCCCGACGCTTTAACATTGTTCGGTTATGCGCAAGACACGGATTTAACCGTCAACTCATCGATTTCTATACATCCGAACGTGCTCCACATAGGGGAGGCGTGTGAGATTCAATACGAGTTGTCGATTCGTCCAGGCGATGCGGCTTATATTCGTATCGAATATGCGATTGACTTCATAAATGCTAACGGGAAAGCGAGTCGTAAAGCATTCCTGCTAGCGAATAAAATCGTCGCCGGGGGTGCGCGACTTGCGTCGAGTAGAGTTCATAACTGGTCAGATTTGACGACGCGTCGGCATTATCCAGGTGAGCATCGTATCGTCTTATTAGTAAATGGAAGAGAAGTGGCTGAACATCACATCATGTTGCACAAACGTGACGATTGA
- a CDS encoding GNAT family N-acetyltransferase, with protein MLRYDINDQLQLRMFTIDDAEALFQLTMASKPYLREWLGWLDYTETVDDSRQNIDGRVKGLMETGGYPKSFAIVYQGELAGTIGFNDIDRGIKCGTIGYWLGQDFQGKGIMSQALNTVIDYGFRDLKLDKIEIRVATGNVKSRALPERFGFLEEGVLRNAEWLYDRYVDHVVYGLLRGEWAH; from the coding sequence ATGTTACGCTATGACATCAACGACCAGCTTCAACTACGAATGTTTACCATCGACGACGCGGAGGCGTTGTTCCAATTGACGATGGCGTCGAAACCATACCTTCGCGAGTGGCTTGGTTGGCTCGATTATACGGAGACGGTCGACGATTCGCGGCAAAATATCGATGGACGGGTTAAAGGATTGATGGAGACGGGCGGCTATCCGAAGTCGTTCGCGATCGTGTATCAGGGAGAGCTCGCCGGGACGATTGGCTTCAACGATATCGACCGGGGCATCAAGTGCGGCACGATCGGCTACTGGCTCGGCCAAGACTTTCAAGGGAAGGGGATTATGAGTCAAGCACTCAATACGGTCATCGATTACGGGTTCCGTGACTTGAAACTCGATAAGATCGAGATTCGGGTCGCGACCGGAAATGTGAAGAGTCGGGCCTTGCCGGAACGGTTCGGATTCCTTGAAGAAGGGGTGCTCCGCAATGCGGAGTGGCTCTATGACCGCTACGTCGATCACGTCGTATACGGCTTGTTGCGAGGTGAGTGGGCCCACTGA
- a CDS encoding DUF896 domain-containing protein: protein MLAPEQLERINFLANKAKTDGLSPQEMDEQQALRQQYLQAFRQSFKSQMMGMKVVDPEGNDVTPEKLKDEQERYRSE from the coding sequence ATGCTAGCACCTGAACAGTTGGAGCGAATCAATTTCCTCGCCAACAAAGCAAAGACAGATGGTCTGTCACCACAAGAGATGGACGAGCAGCAAGCGCTGCGTCAACAATATTTGCAAGCGTTCCGCCAATCATTCAAATCACAGATGATGGGAATGAAGGTCGTCGATCCGGAAGGAAACGACGTAACGCCAGAAAAATTAAAAGATGAGCAGGAACGTTACCGCTCAGAATGA
- the hflX gene encoding GTPase HflX has product MQREKVIIVGCQLPTVDDWTYEQSMGELVELVDTAQGEVVARLDQKRQQVDRRTFIGKGKVEELAVLIEQFEPDIVIFNAELSPAQSKNIRISLNDPDEMKLIDRTQLILDIFAGRAQSKEGKLQVELAQMNYLLPRLIGQGTQLSRLGGGIGTRGPGETKLESDRRHIKRRIDEIKKNLEGTVAHRDRYRERRKENRVFQVALVGYTNAGKSTIFNRLTDADTYEQDELFATLDPLTRELELPRGGKVLITDTVGFIRDLPTKLVAAFRSTLEEVLGADLVLHVIDASNPHYMNQIDTTNSVLSELGASELPQLEVYNKKDRLTEDFVGGPLVISALDSTDIETLISAIEDKIADVLTKVHVVLPVRSFEHYHPAKDSMYRLEEKFLDDGSVELVGYMREDTRLYSTLKQFEV; this is encoded by the coding sequence ATGCAACGAGAGAAAGTCATTATCGTCGGATGTCAATTACCGACTGTCGACGATTGGACATATGAACAATCGATGGGGGAGCTCGTCGAATTGGTCGATACGGCACAAGGTGAAGTCGTCGCCCGTCTTGATCAGAAACGTCAGCAAGTCGACCGCCGCACGTTTATCGGAAAAGGGAAGGTCGAGGAGCTCGCGGTGCTCATCGAACAGTTCGAGCCGGACATCGTCATCTTCAACGCCGAGCTGTCACCGGCCCAGTCGAAGAACATTCGCATCTCGCTGAACGACCCGGACGAGATGAAACTGATTGACCGGACGCAATTGATTCTAGATATTTTTGCCGGACGGGCCCAATCGAAAGAAGGGAAGCTCCAAGTCGAGCTCGCCCAAATGAACTACCTGCTCCCGCGCTTAATCGGACAAGGTACGCAATTGTCACGTCTCGGTGGCGGGATCGGGACACGGGGGCCGGGTGAGACGAAACTCGAGTCCGATCGCCGTCACATCAAGCGTCGCATCGACGAGATTAAGAAAAATCTCGAAGGCACGGTCGCGCACCGTGACCGCTACCGGGAGCGTCGGAAAGAAAACCGCGTGTTCCAAGTCGCGCTCGTCGGTTACACGAACGCCGGGAAGTCGACAATCTTCAACCGATTGACGGATGCGGATACGTACGAACAGGACGAACTGTTCGCGACGCTCGACCCCCTCACGCGCGAGCTCGAGTTGCCGCGGGGTGGTAAAGTGCTGATCACGGACACGGTCGGGTTCATCCGGGACTTGCCGACGAAACTCGTCGCCGCGTTCCGCTCGACGCTCGAGGAAGTGCTCGGGGCCGACCTCGTGCTTCATGTCATCGACGCGTCGAACCCGCACTACATGAACCAAATCGATACGACCAACTCGGTCCTGTCCGAGCTCGGCGCGAGTGAGTTGCCGCAGCTCGAGGTATACAATAAGAAAGACCGGTTGACCGAAGACTTCGTCGGCGGACCGCTCGTCATCTCGGCGCTCGATTCGACCGATATCGAGACGCTCATCAGCGCGATCGAGGATAAGATTGCGGACGTGTTGACGAAAGTACACGTCGTCTTGCCGGTCCGCTCGTTCGAGCATTACCATCCGGCCAAAGATTCGATGTACCGGCTCGAGGAGAAGTTCCTCGATGACGGTTCGGTCGAACTCGTCGGATATATGAGAGAAGACACGCGTCTCTATTCGACGCTGAAACAATTTGAGGTGTGA